CGATCTTATGGCGGTGGCAGTATTCCACAGCACAAATTATCTGCTGGAAGAACTTGCGAGCTTCAGCGTCATTGCATCTACCCCTCTTCACCAGGTAATCGAAAAGTTCGCGTTCTGCATATTCCAGGACCATCACAATGTCGGTTTTAGTTGCAATGACGGTGTATCTGTCATAGACATGAGGCAGTCAGCTTTTTAGTTTACTCTTGGCTAACTTCCAAGAAGGTGTATGGACTATACAGTTTGATAATGTGAGGATGCCGCAACAATTGAAGGTACTGAATTTCACGCTCAACGCGCCCAACCATGTCCCTTGACAGCAGCTTGCGACGAGATATGATCTTCAGGGCGACCTGACGACCACTAGGCTGGTGAATAGCCAACTTGACTTTACCAAAAGAACCCTCGCCTAGAACCTTCACGGTTTGATACTGATCGAGGCGCTGCATGTCTCTCGTGGTCGCAGGGGACTGCATTGACGGATCACCGCCCCTTCCGATCGGCCGCGATGGCGGGGGCATTGTCATACCAGCGAAATTCGAATTGGGAGAAGTCGCTCCAGAAGCACGTTCACGACGGCGATCGTGGTCGTATGATGGAAGAGGCACCGAGaggtcttcgtcgtcgaaaGCGGCGGCCATCCTAACGGACAGCAGTGGTTCGGCAGGGTCGGGGAGAACAACGTGACGTGATGGATTTTGAGTGGTTCTCGGGGGTGAACTCCGACCGTACGAAATACCTGAGGAAAACCGAATGGGAGAAAATTCAAATTGTCAAATGATGCGCCGCGGGGCCCAGGTACATTTAAGTTGGACTCAATGGACGCCAATTAAAAACAAAATCGAAACCGACACAGAACAGTTTCTCCCCCACAGCAGCTCAGGGTTGGTGAAAGTGGAGCGCTGGAGAGAGCCGACAACGCAGAAAGAACCTGACCTCTGGCGGGGCGGGATGGAGGGGCGGAAGGCCAGTCACATAGACACGGGAGCGAAGTCGGACGCTGGAAACGATTATATTAGTATCGGGAATTGGGTTGATTCTTCAgtcgaaagaaagaaaaaagagaaacgagTCAATAGTAGGATGGCTGGTGTTCAGAAGAGTTGGTGGGATTGCAATAAATGAGGAGTACAGTTCAATGGCCTGGATTATTAGGTATTATCCTACCGGCTAATTTGGGAGACGCTATGAACCTGGAAAAACAATAGTTCAAGAGTCTAGAACCACGATCTGTACCCAGAACGACGAAAATCCCCTAATTTTTATGGATCTTGGTATCCTCATCTTTATCctgagtactccgtagtatccTCCTACGAAACCTTGGCccttgtacggagtatatgtgGCCTAGAGTACCGAGGAAGTCTACTAATTCGTAGTAAATCACGCTTGTACTCTGTATTTTTAGAACAAATTCAACGGTCCCGTGACTATATAACATCAGGCCTGATTATCAAGTAGCAATCCGCGATAGAAGCATTGATATTGTCAGGAGTCTAAAACATACGTACTGACTCTTGGTAATTGATGATATCAGCTACGATGCCGGAGAATACTGCATTGCCCATATACACCAGCTGTTTGTTATGCAGGAAACTGGACTGTTGATGGTTTACCCTCCAACGGAAAAGCGATGCTGTCTAGTTCTTGGCAGCCGCATGTCATGTGGTGGGGAAGCTCAGTGGTTCAAACAATTAACCTCCATGCTTTGGCTTGTCCTTGTACCCCTTATGCTCTGAGAAAGAGGCTGTGCCTGTTTCTATCATTCAGTTTCTAAAGCTCATTGTTGTatttatttctcttctttaaACCCGACATCTCTGTGCTGCTGGTCAATAGCGTAGAGCTCCGTCATGGCTTCTGAACCAACAGAGGAAGCCATTGCGAACTTTGTGAGCTTTACAAGCACAAGTCGCGAACAGGCAATCAGCTTCCTTAAAGTTAGTATTGAGTCGCGCACCTGTTCTCACTTTACCAGACCCTCTATCATTCTTCACTATACTTCACGTGCTAATTATATCATCTAACCCAGGCAAATGACCTCAACTCAAATAAAGCCATCAATGCCTACTTCGAAGATCCCACGGGTCCGCAGACAGAGGTAtcattctcattttctttccagatgCACTTCGTTCTATTTTGTATTCTTGCTGACCAGGATCGTTCTCTTTATAGGCCTCCAATTACCTGAATGACCCAAACATACCCTGTGCGTCCAAACCCGGTTTAATGCGATCCACATACTTACTGACAGTCTGCCATTCGCAGCGTTTCATATTGAACACTCCGACCCAGTTCCCAGCTCAATTCCTCCCTCACGCCCACCGACCACACCAGGCGAGCCAGCACAAGGACCTGAGTATCAACAGGCGACTCCTCCGCCTTCGCAGAACACTACGGGTGAGCCCACCTCACCGCGAAATTGTACCAAGCTCACTAACTTCGATCTTACCGGGCTATGGCAGACCCCAACAAAGGATTATCACTTGCTGAGCAGGAAGAACGTGAGTTACAACAAGCAGTGGCCATGTCCTTAAACCAAAACCTTGGACAACAGGAGACAGGAGTTACAACTTCAAACAAGTCGAATTTTGGCCGGGCCACCCGTGACTTCTATGATGAAGGTGCTTGGGCAATGACTTTATTCAACTCAAGCGCTCGCGAAATTATCATCAGTCCAAATCCGGGGGACCGTAAGAGGGTGGAAGGCGAACCAGCATTTCTACGTCCATCAGAAGACAGTCTATATCTCGGCGGGCTGTTGACCATCCTTCACTCTATACCCCTGGCCCGGGAAGCTCTCCTGCAGAGAAATAAGATTCTATCAAACTATGGGCACGATCCGCAGTGGTGGAACGGACAGCCTATAAACCTTCCAAAGATAGTGACAATTCAGGATGCACACGATGGCGACACGGATTGGGATGACATCATCTACGAAACCCAGAGGCTAGTCGCCTTTCTAGATATCACGGAACGCTCCTTTGGTAGCGTGGATGCTCTTGCAAGTTTAAAGAGCATGTCTACATGCGACTCGGAAGGCAGCATAGGCAGGTACTTGGAAACATGGCAAGATGCCGCTGTCCGAGCAGATCCTGGGAATCAATTGGCGACTGTTTTCTCGTCGAAGGCATATAAACGACCTCTTACCGTTTACGACACACCTATACACAAagatttcttcatccttgagTCATTCGTGGACCCCGAGCATGGTCAAACCCTCTATGACGTTTTGGATAGCGCCATTTGGTCAGACAGGCCTGGCGAAGAGCTTGACGACGTATGGTTGGAGCATGTAGGTGAAATATTCACTGTCAGATTGGAAAGCACCGACAATACAAAACCCATAGATGTGAAAATCCCTGCGGTCTTCTACCCTGATCGATATCTCGCCGACTCCAGGGATTTCTCTCGCGAATTTCGTGCTCAAAGACTTCAGGAGTATGATGGGATCTTTAAATTAGATAACCTAATCAACCGCTTTTCGGCGTCAAAGTCAAAAGGGATGACTCTGAAAGAGACGCTAGAAAAGGCTGCTTCTGCTGTCTCCGTAACATTGCCTAAGAGCCTTGCGAATGGCGCGAACGGGTTGACTTTGAGCCCGGAGGCGGCAAACGTGGAGGCGAAACGTTTAGCAGATGAACTACGGGAAGTCTCCAATAAGATTGATGATAAACTGAAAGGTAAATCACCCGTTATCGCGACTGTGCTTCTGCATACTAACGTTACCTCTAATCAGAGCTGGTTCAAAGAAGAGAGCGCGCTATCGAGACTCTTCGAGGCTACACAAAAATCCTAACGGAGCCGTCGGACGTATCAGGGAAAACTCCTCATTATAAATACACCTTGCGCGGCGTGTGTACTGAACCGCACGTAACTTACGTATTACGACCTAGCGGTCACACGGAGATGGCGGACACCGAACCTACAGCCGTCGATGAATGGCAGTGGTGGCGGATCAGCTTTTCAACAGATGACGCAAAAGCTCGGCAAGCAGAGTTACAGCAGGGTGATGCATCCACTTCCAAGAATGCAGACGTAATAGGATATACAGCGCGCAAAGTTCGAGAAATCGAAGTCCTTAAAGCGGCTCGTGAAGAATCCAAAAATGTTTTGCTTATCTACGCTAATGGCAATGCGATGAATTTCCGAGAGGAGCCAATTCCACCTCCACTCCAGGTATGTCTGTTTATTTCCATGATTAAACTTTGATCTAACTCCGTCTAGGAATTTATCAATGCAGACAATGCAGCATTTGGCACTGAGTTCAAACAACAAGAGTCTGCGGAAGATGCAGCTGGCAGGCAGAATGAGGACTCAAGCTCTGCCAGTCGCCAGGATGAGAACATAGAGATGAATGAACTAACCCAAGATGGTCAGCGAGAAACTACATCGGCCGCTGCAAATGTAAACGTGTTCGACTATCAAGTTTCAAGCTTCGATGACGCAGCGGACTCGAGCCCGGAAAtgcaggaaagggaagggCGGGCTCTACTAGGTCAGAGTAGTACAGCAGGCCCTGTACAATACTCGCCGAGTACCAATGCCGCATGGAATCAGTAATGGTAACAGTGCGACGGCGATGTAGCTGCTATGCATCACCTGTGTCTATATGTGGGAGTGATACATACGTAGTACTAAGGATACATATTTGCAATATACCAAGTACAGAACTCAGGTACACCACTTTAAAATGTAAGCCACTTTTGTATTTCCACTTGTGTTAAGACTGCAGCATATCAGCGGGCTACAATAGGTTTGGCAATGTTTTCATGCCCGCGAGGTCGACTACATAAATCGCTCTACGGCGACCGTTAATAAACGGTGCAACATCCCCACATCGGCCCCTATTCGGTGTGTTTGTATGTCATGTTTGCATCCAAACCCCAACATAGGTTTGATTGAACGATGAAGCTCAGTTTCCATAGATTACTACTACACATATACAATGACTCTCGAAAATGAGGCTGTAGCCGGGGCTACAATTGAATTACTCGAGTCTCGCCTCCGGCGACTCACCTACCTTCTCACAGGCGACGCAAATTGGACGGGTATTCCCACTGCACCCGCGAAACCAGCTTCTCTAGATGAAAGTGTCTCGCGCCGCCTTCTCAGTCTAGAGCGAGAGCTCGAGAGACTTAGTCGAAACATCCCCGCTGTGCGGGATGTGCTTCTTCTCCGTACAGAGACTCATCCTACAATGATCATACGCGCAAACTAATATGCCGCTCTAGATGACCGCTTCCCCGATCTCTTCCGCCCAACACCACCACAAAGCCTCCCGGAAAGCTTGACAACCCAGAATCTCGCCTCGATTGTGTTATCGTATGCTTCCGCGTTTCCAGAGACCGCCTCGCGACTCACGTCATTAAACGATCTGCCGATCCCGGATACGCAGACATCGGCCTCCCTCATCCAGCTTCAGCCACGATTGGATCAATTGGCGCAGGTGCAGGAGGAGCAAGCGAAGCAGATCTCGAAACTGCGTGTACGGACAGCGCGAGCTTTACAGCGATGGTATGAGATTGCTTTGGTTGGGGGTGGCGAATGCTGGGCGGAATGGGAAGGGCgccttgaggatgttgagcgGGAAGTGAAAAGGGAGGAAGTAGTGAGGGAGCGGAGGGCAAAAGAACTCTGAGCCTTTTGATGATGATTTCGGTCTTGTGCGGTTACGACTTATGATACCTCATAGCTTACCTTTTTCGTACTTTAATTCGGTACAGCGCCTCATTCACTGTTGTGGATTCTCACGTAATCTCCGGGATATTAGAAGGAACAAAACTATGACTATGTTCATGTCGTGCCCAAAATTACTACATAAGCTGCCCCGGTCTAGAAGAGGGCCGCAACCCCTGCAGAAAGCGCAAGGTACAGACACCCATTGCAGATGGCAAAACTAGACCGATCGAAAAGAATTGTTCAGGACTGATGTTGACTCACGACGAAACAAGACAGGGGGATCGTGCATGACCGCGTATTATTCTACTCATACGCACGATCAGCATGCACGATTCTTCGGAACTATAAGATGACGGTGCAAGGCACTTAGGAAGCC
This DNA window, taken from Aspergillus flavus chromosome 5, complete sequence, encodes the following:
- a CDS encoding ubiquitin interaction motif protein, which gives rise to MASEPTEEAIANFVSFTSTSREQAISFLKANDLNSNKAINAYFEDPTGPQTEASNYLNDPNIPSFHIEHSDPVPSSIPPSRPPTTPGEPAQGPEYQQATPPPSQNTTDPNKGLSLAEQEERELQQAVAMSLNQNLGQQETGVTTSNKSNFGRATRDFYDEGAWAMTLFNSSAREIIISPNPGDRKRVEGEPAFLRPSEDSLYLGGLLTILHSIPLAREALLQRNKILSNYGHDPQWWNGQPINLPKIVTIQDAHDGDTDWDDIIYETQRLVAFLDITERSFGSVDALASLKSMSTCDSEGSIGRYLETWQDAAVRADPGNQLATVFSSKAYKRPLTVYDTPIHKDFFILESFVDPEHGQTLYDVLDSAIWSDRPGEELDDVWLEHVGEIFTVRLESTDNTKPIDVKIPAVFYPDRYLADSRDFSREFRAQRLQEYDGIFKLDNLINRFSASKSKGMTLKETLEKAASAVSVTLPKSLANGANGLTLSPEAANVEAKRLADELREVSNKIDDKLKELVQRRERAIETLRGYTKILTEPSDVSGKTPHYKYTLRGVCTEPHVTYVLRPSGHTEMADTEPTAVDEWQWWRISFSTDDAKARQAELQQGDASTSKNADVIGYTARKVREIEVLKAAREESKNVLLIYANGNAMNFREEPIPPPLQEFINADNAAFGTEFKQQESAEDAAGRQNEDSSSASRQDENIEMNELTQDGQRETTSAAANVNVFDYQVSSFDDAADSSPEMQEREGRALLGQSSTAGPVQYSPSTNAAWNQ